A portion of the Citrobacter rodentium NBRC 105723 = DSM 16636 genome contains these proteins:
- the nlpD gene encoding murein hydrolase activator NlpD, protein MSAGSPKFTVSRIAALSLVSLWLAGCSNSSNPPAPVGSVNDSASANTNSGMLITPPPKIGTATAAPQTPQIQPVQPAVSQPTSVQPVAEQPVQMENGRIVYNRQYGNIPKGSYTGGSTYTVKKGDTLFYIAWITGNDFRDLAQRNNIQAPYGLNVGQTLQVGNASGTPITGGNAITQADAAAQGVVTAPAQNSTVAVASKPTITYSETSGEQSANKMLPNNKPAATVVTAPVTAPAVSTTEPTASSTSTSSPISAWRWPTDGKVIESFGATEGGNKGIDIAGSKGQAIVATSDGRVVYAGNALRGYGNLIIIKHNDDYLSAYAHNDTMLVREQQEVKAGQKIATMGSTGTSSTRLHFEIRYKGKSVNPLRYLPQR, encoded by the coding sequence ATGAGCGCGGGAAGTCCAAAATTCACCGTTAGTCGCATTGCGGCTTTGTCACTGGTTTCGTTATGGCTGGCAGGCTGTTCAAATTCCTCTAATCCGCCAGCGCCTGTCGGTTCAGTTAACGACAGCGCTTCTGCGAATACCAACTCCGGTATGTTGATTACGCCGCCGCCGAAAATAGGGACGGCGACAGCCGCTCCGCAGACGCCGCAAATTCAGCCAGTACAGCCTGCGGTGAGCCAGCCGACGTCCGTCCAGCCTGTCGCAGAACAGCCCGTGCAGATGGAAAATGGTCGTATCGTATACAATCGGCAGTATGGGAACATTCCGAAAGGTAGCTATACTGGCGGCAGCACCTATACTGTCAAAAAAGGCGATACGCTATTTTATATCGCCTGGATTACCGGTAATGATTTTCGCGATCTTGCCCAGCGCAATAACATCCAGGCCCCGTACGGCCTGAATGTCGGGCAGACGCTGCAGGTGGGTAACGCTTCAGGTACGCCGATTACCGGCGGTAATGCCATCACTCAGGCGGATGCAGCAGCGCAAGGAGTTGTGACCGCGCCTGCACAAAATTCCACCGTCGCTGTTGCGTCGAAACCGACAATTACGTATTCTGAGACCTCAGGTGAACAAAGTGCTAACAAAATGTTGCCGAATAACAAGCCTGCCGCGACAGTTGTCACGGCGCCTGTAACGGCTCCGGCAGTTAGCACAACCGAACCAACTGCAAGCAGTACGTCTACCAGTTCGCCCATCTCTGCATGGCGCTGGCCGACGGATGGCAAAGTGATCGAGAGCTTTGGCGCTACCGAAGGGGGCAATAAAGGGATCGACATTGCAGGCAGCAAGGGACAGGCGATTGTCGCGACCTCAGATGGCCGCGTCGTTTATGCCGGTAACGCGCTGCGCGGTTACGGTAATCTTATTATCATCAAACATAACGATGATTACCTGAGCGCCTACGCTCATAACGATACAATGCTGGTCCGGGAACAACAGGAAGTGAAGGCGGGACAAAAAATAGCGACTATGGGTAGCACCGGAACCAGTTCTACACGCTTGCATTTTGAAATTCGTTACAAGGGGAAATCCGTAAACCCGCTGCGTTATTTACCGCAGCGATAA
- a CDS encoding MarR family winged helix-turn-helix transcriptional regulator, which yields MELRNKAFHLLRQLFQQHTARWQHELPELTKPQYAVMRAIAERPGIEQVDLMEAAVSTKATLAEMLSRMEKRGLVKRENDPLDKRRRFVYLTAEGEALLTAMMPLGNRVDEVFLGRLSAQEREQLMHLIRKMMG from the coding sequence ATGGAGTTACGAAACAAAGCGTTTCACCTGTTGCGTCAGCTTTTTCAACAGCATACCGCGCGCTGGCAGCATGAATTACCGGAGCTAACCAAACCTCAGTACGCCGTCATGCGCGCCATTGCCGAACGCCCCGGCATTGAGCAGGTTGATTTAATGGAAGCGGCGGTCAGCACCAAAGCGACCCTTGCTGAAATGCTGAGCCGGATGGAAAAACGCGGGCTGGTAAAGCGGGAAAACGATCCGCTGGATAAACGCCGCCGCTTTGTCTACCTCACCGCGGAAGGAGAAGCGCTGCTCACCGCGATGATGCCGCTGGGAAACCGTGTGGACGAGGTCTTTCTCGGACGACTCAGCGCGCAAGAGCGCGAGCAGCTCATGCATCTGATTCGTAAGATGATGGGATGA
- the surE gene encoding 5'/3'-nucleotidase SurE, which yields MRILLSNDDGVHAPGIQTLAKALREFADVQVVAPDRNRSGASNSLTLESSLRTFTYDNGDIAVQMGTPTDCVYLGVNALMRPRPDIVVSGINAGPNLGDDVIYSGTVAAAMEGRHLGFPALAVSLDGHQHYDTAAAITCRILRALSREPLRTGRILNINVPDLPLDQIKGIRVTRCGSRHPADKVIPQEDPRGNTLYWIGPPGDKHDAGPDTDFAAVDEGYVSITPLHVDLTAHSAHDVVSDWLESVGVGTQW from the coding sequence ATGCGCATATTGCTGAGTAACGATGACGGGGTTCATGCACCCGGTATACAAACGCTGGCGAAAGCGCTGCGGGAGTTTGCCGACGTTCAGGTCGTCGCCCCGGATCGTAACCGCAGCGGCGCGTCAAACTCGCTGACGCTGGAATCTTCGCTTCGCACCTTTACTTACGATAATGGCGACATCGCCGTACAGATGGGAACGCCGACCGATTGCGTCTATCTGGGAGTGAACGCCCTGATGCGCCCGCGTCCGGACATCGTGGTTTCCGGAATTAACGCCGGGCCGAATCTTGGCGATGACGTTATCTACTCCGGCACCGTCGCCGCCGCAATGGAAGGCCGACATCTGGGCTTTCCGGCGCTGGCCGTTTCGTTAGACGGGCATCAGCATTATGACACCGCCGCGGCCATTACCTGCCGTATTCTGCGTGCGCTAAGCCGCGAGCCGCTGCGCACCGGACGGATACTCAATATCAATGTGCCCGACCTGCCGCTGGACCAAATCAAAGGCATTCGCGTCACGCGCTGCGGCAGCCGCCATCCGGCGGATAAAGTGATCCCGCAGGAAGATCCGCGCGGCAATACGCTGTACTGGATTGGTCCGCCGGGCGATAAGCATGACGCCGGGCCGGACACCGATTTTGCGGCGGTGGATGAAGGCTATGTTTCCATTACGCCGCTGCATGTGGATTTAACCGCGCACAGCGCGCATGATGTGGTTTCTGACTGGTTAGAGAGCGTGGGAGTTGGCACGCAATGGTAA
- the pcm gene encoding protein-L-isoaspartate O-methyltransferase produces the protein MVSRRVQTLLDQLRAQGIRDEQVLEALAAVPREKFIDEAFEHKAWENIALPIGQGQTISQPYMVARMTELLELTPQSRVLEIGTGSGYQTAILAHLVHHVCSVERIKGLQWQARRRLKQLDLHNVSTRHGDGWQGWQARAPFDAIIVTAAPPEIPTALMTQLDEGGILVLPVGDEHQFLKRVRRRGGEYIIDTVEAVRFVPLVKGELA, from the coding sequence ATGGTAAGCAGACGCGTACAGACGCTACTGGATCAACTGCGCGCGCAGGGCATTCGCGACGAGCAGGTGCTTGAGGCGCTGGCCGCCGTGCCGCGCGAAAAATTCATCGATGAAGCGTTTGAGCATAAGGCCTGGGAGAACATCGCGCTGCCGATAGGCCAGGGGCAGACGATTTCGCAGCCCTACATGGTGGCGCGGATGACCGAGCTGCTTGAGCTGACGCCGCAGTCGCGGGTGCTGGAAATCGGCACTGGTTCCGGCTATCAGACGGCGATCCTGGCGCATCTGGTGCATCATGTCTGCTCGGTCGAACGCATCAAAGGGCTGCAATGGCAGGCGCGCCGTCGCCTGAAGCAGCTCGATTTACACAATGTATCAACGCGCCACGGCGACGGCTGGCAGGGCTGGCAGGCGCGGGCGCCGTTTGATGCGATCATTGTAACGGCAGCGCCGCCGGAGATCCCGACCGCGTTAATGACGCAGCTGGATGAGGGCGGCATTCTCGTTCTGCCCGTTGGCGATGAGCATCAGTTTTTGAAACGGGTGCGTCGTCGGGGCGGCGAATATATTATCGACACCGTGGAAGCCGTGCGTTTTGTACCCTTAGTGAAGGGAGAGCTGGCGTAG
- a CDS encoding non-oxidative hydroxyarylic acid decarboxylases subunit B, whose product MRLIIGMTGATGTPLGVALLQALRKMPGVETHLVMSKWAKTTIELETPYSARDVAGLADYSYSPTDQAAAISSGSFCTDGMIVIPCSMKTLAGIRAGYAEGLVGRAADVVLKEGRKLVLVPREMPLSAIHLENMLALSRMGVAMVPPMPAFYNQPQTVDDITQHIVARVLDQFALEHPLARRWQGLPQTRNFSQENG is encoded by the coding sequence ATGAGACTGATTATCGGAATGACCGGAGCCACTGGCACGCCGCTTGGGGTGGCGCTCTTGCAGGCGCTGCGAAAGATGCCGGGAGTGGAAACGCATCTGGTGATGTCGAAATGGGCCAAAACGACCATTGAACTGGAAACACCCTACAGCGCGCGCGATGTCGCCGGACTGGCGGATTACAGCTATAGCCCGACGGATCAGGCGGCGGCCATCTCTTCAGGATCGTTTTGTACCGACGGCATGATTGTTATTCCGTGCAGCATGAAGACCCTGGCGGGGATCCGCGCAGGCTACGCCGAAGGGCTGGTGGGCCGCGCTGCCGACGTGGTGCTGAAAGAGGGGCGTAAGCTGGTGCTGGTGCCGCGTGAAATGCCGCTCAGCGCTATCCATCTGGAAAATATGCTCGCTCTTTCCCGCATGGGGGTCGCAATGGTGCCTCCCATGCCTGCTTTCTACAATCAACCGCAAACCGTCGATGACATTACGCAGCACATTGTGGCGCGCGTGCTCGATCAGTTTGCGCTGGAGCATCCTCTGGCCCGGCGCTGGCAGGGGTTGCCGCAGACAAGGAATTTTTCTCAGGAGAATGGATAA
- the mutS gene encoding DNA mismatch repair protein MutS, with amino-acid sequence MSTLENLDAHTPMMQQYLKLKAQHPEILLFYRMGDFYELFYDDAKRASQLLDISLTKRGASAGEPIPMAGIPHHAVENYLAKLVNQGESVAICEQIGDPATSKGPVERKVVRIVTPGTISDEALLQERQDNLLAAIWKDSKGYGYATLDISSGRFRLSEPADRETMAAELQRTNPAELLYAEDFSEMALIEGRRGLRRRPLWEFEIDTARQQLNLQFGTRDLVGFGVENAPRGLCAAGCLLQYVKDTQRTSLPHIRSITMERQQDSIIMDAATRRNLEITQNLAGGVENTLASVLDCTVTPMGSRMLKRWLHMPVRDTRILTERQQTIGALQDLTAELQPVLRQVGDLERILARLALRTARPRDLARMRHAFQQLPELHAQLEGVDSAPVQMLREKMGEFTELRELLERAIIDTPPVLVRDGGVIAPGYNEELDEWRALADGATDYLDKLEIRERERTGLDTLKVGFNAVHGYYIQISRGQSHLAPINYTRRQTLKNAERYIIPELKEYEDKVLTSKGKALALEKQLYDELFDLLLPHLADLQQSASALAEIDVLVNLAERAYTLNYTCPIFTDKPGIRITEGRHPVVEQVLNEPFIANPLDLSPQRRMLIITGPNMGGKSTYMRQTALIALLAYIGSYVPAQKVEIGPIDRIFTRVGAADDLASGRSTFMVEMTETANILHNATDNSLVLMDEIGRGTSTYDGLSLAWACAENLANKIKALTLFATHYFELTQLPEKMEGVANVHLDALEHGDTIAFMHSVQDGAASKSYGLAVAALAGVPKEVIKRARQKLRELESISPNAAATQVDGTQMSLLSIPEETSPAVEALENLDPDSLTPRQALEWIYRLKSLV; translated from the coding sequence ATGAGTACACTAGAGAATCTCGATGCCCATACCCCGATGATGCAGCAGTACCTCAAGCTGAAAGCTCAGCATCCGGAGATCCTGCTTTTTTATCGCATGGGCGACTTTTACGAGCTGTTTTACGACGATGCAAAGCGCGCGTCGCAACTGCTCGATATTTCACTGACTAAACGCGGCGCCTCGGCGGGCGAGCCTATCCCGATGGCGGGCATTCCCCATCATGCGGTGGAAAACTATCTTGCAAAGCTGGTGAATCAGGGCGAGTCCGTCGCTATCTGCGAGCAAATCGGCGATCCGGCGACCAGCAAAGGGCCGGTGGAACGTAAGGTTGTGCGTATTGTCACGCCGGGCACTATCAGCGATGAAGCGCTGTTGCAGGAGCGCCAGGACAACCTGCTGGCGGCCATCTGGAAAGACAGTAAAGGCTACGGCTATGCGACGCTGGATATCAGTTCCGGGCGCTTTCGCCTGAGCGAGCCTGCCGATCGCGAAACTATGGCGGCCGAACTACAGCGCACCAATCCCGCTGAGCTGCTGTACGCGGAAGATTTTAGCGAAATGGCGCTGATTGAAGGGCGTCGCGGGCTGCGCCGCCGTCCGCTGTGGGAGTTTGAAATTGATACCGCCCGCCAGCAGCTGAATTTACAGTTTGGTACGCGGGATCTGGTCGGCTTCGGCGTGGAAAACGCCCCGCGCGGGCTGTGTGCGGCAGGCTGCCTGTTACAGTATGTGAAAGACACCCAGCGCACCTCCCTGCCGCACATTCGCTCCATCACGATGGAGCGCCAGCAGGACAGCATCATTATGGACGCCGCCACGCGCCGCAATCTGGAGATTACCCAGAACCTGGCCGGCGGCGTGGAAAATACGCTGGCCTCGGTGCTCGACTGCACCGTAACCCCGATGGGCAGCCGGATGCTTAAGCGCTGGCTGCATATGCCAGTGCGTGATACCCGGATCCTCACGGAACGCCAGCAGACCATCGGCGCGTTGCAGGATCTCACCGCTGAACTGCAACCGGTCCTGCGCCAGGTGGGCGATCTGGAACGTATTCTGGCGCGTCTGGCGCTGCGTACCGCCCGCCCGCGCGATCTCGCCCGGATGCGCCACGCCTTCCAGCAACTGCCGGAACTGCACGCGCAGCTGGAAGGCGTCGACAGCGCACCCGTGCAGATGCTGCGTGAAAAAATGGGCGAATTTACCGAACTGCGCGAGCTGCTGGAGCGGGCGATTATCGATACGCCGCCGGTGCTGGTTCGTGACGGCGGGGTGATCGCGCCGGGCTACAACGAAGAGCTGGACGAATGGCGCGCGCTGGCGGACGGCGCAACCGACTATCTCGACAAGCTGGAAATTCGCGAGCGTGAACGCACCGGGCTGGATACCCTGAAAGTCGGCTTTAACGCCGTACACGGGTATTACATTCAGATCAGCCGCGGGCAAAGCCACCTGGCGCCCATTAACTATACCCGTCGCCAGACGCTGAAAAACGCCGAGCGTTACATCATTCCGGAGCTGAAAGAGTACGAAGACAAAGTTCTCACCTCCAAAGGCAAGGCCCTGGCGCTGGAAAAACAGCTTTACGACGAACTGTTCGACCTGCTGCTGCCGCATCTGGCGGATCTGCAACAGAGCGCCAGCGCGCTGGCGGAGATCGACGTACTGGTGAACCTTGCAGAGCGCGCTTACACGCTTAACTATACCTGTCCGATCTTTACCGATAAGCCCGGCATTCGTATTACCGAAGGCCGTCATCCGGTGGTCGAACAGGTGCTGAACGAGCCGTTTATCGCCAACCCGCTGGATCTTTCGCCGCAGCGCAGAATGCTGATTATCACCGGACCGAACATGGGCGGTAAAAGTACCTATATGCGTCAGACCGCGCTAATCGCGCTACTGGCCTACATTGGCAGCTATGTGCCCGCACAGAAAGTGGAAATCGGCCCGATTGACCGTATTTTTACCCGCGTCGGCGCAGCGGACGATCTGGCTTCCGGGCGCTCCACCTTTATGGTGGAGATGACCGAAACCGCTAACATTTTGCATAACGCCACCGACAACAGCCTGGTGCTGATGGATGAAATCGGGCGTGGCACCTCCACTTATGACGGACTGTCGCTGGCGTGGGCATGCGCGGAGAACCTGGCGAATAAGATTAAAGCGCTGACGCTGTTCGCGACGCACTACTTCGAACTGACGCAGCTGCCGGAGAAGATGGAAGGCGTTGCCAACGTGCATCTCGATGCGCTGGAGCATGGCGATACTATCGCCTTTATGCACAGCGTTCAGGACGGAGCGGCCAGTAAGAGCTACGGCCTGGCGGTCGCCGCGCTGGCGGGCGTGCCGAAAGAGGTGATCAAGCGCGCACGCCAGAAGCTGCGTGAACTGGAGAGCATTTCTCCGAACGCCGCCGCCACGCAGGTTGATGGCACACAGATGTCGCTGCTGTCGATACCGGAAGAAACCTCCCCTGCCGTGGAAGCGCTGGAAAATCTCGACCCGGATTCGCTGACGCCGCGCCAGGCGCTGGAGTGGATTTACCGGCTCAAGAGCCTGGTATAA
- the rpoS gene encoding RNA polymerase sigma factor RpoS, whose amino-acid sequence MSQNTLKVHDLNEDAEFDENGVEVFDEKALVEEEPSDNDLAEEELLSQGATQRVLDATQLYLGEIGYSPLLTAEEEVYFARRALRGDVASRRRMIESNLRLVVKIARRYGNRGLALLDLIEEGNLGLIRAVEKFDPERGFRFSTYATWWIRQTIERAIMNQTRTIRLPIHIVKELNVYLRTARELSHKLDHEPSAEEIAEQLDKPVDDVSRMLRLNERITSVDTPLGGDSEKALLDILADEKDNGPEDTTQDDDMKQSIVKWLFELNAKQREVLARRFGLLGYEAATLEDVGREIGLTRERVRQIQVEGLRRLREILQTQGLNIEALFRE is encoded by the coding sequence ATGAGTCAGAATACGCTGAAAGTTCATGATTTAAATGAAGACGCGGAATTTGATGAGAACGGAGTTGAGGTTTTTGATGAAAAAGCCTTAGTTGAAGAGGAACCCAGTGATAACGATTTGGCTGAAGAGGAGCTGTTATCGCAAGGGGCCACACAGCGAGTGTTGGACGCGACTCAGCTTTACCTTGGTGAGATTGGTTATTCGCCTCTGTTAACAGCCGAAGAAGAAGTGTATTTTGCGCGTCGTGCGCTGCGTGGTGATGTAGCCTCACGCCGTCGGATGATTGAAAGTAACCTGCGTCTGGTGGTGAAAATTGCCCGCCGTTATGGCAATCGTGGTCTGGCGCTGCTGGATCTGATCGAAGAGGGCAACCTGGGGCTTATCCGTGCCGTTGAGAAGTTTGACCCGGAACGCGGGTTCCGCTTTTCAACCTACGCAACCTGGTGGATTCGCCAGACGATTGAACGGGCGATTATGAATCAAACCCGTACCATTCGTTTGCCGATTCACATTGTAAAAGAGCTGAACGTTTATCTGCGTACCGCACGGGAGTTGTCCCACAAGCTGGACCATGAGCCGAGCGCGGAAGAGATCGCAGAACAACTGGACAAACCGGTTGATGACGTAAGCCGTATGCTTCGTCTGAACGAGCGTATTACCTCGGTAGACACCCCGTTGGGTGGCGATTCCGAAAAAGCGTTGCTGGATATTCTGGCCGATGAAAAAGACAACGGTCCGGAAGACACCACGCAGGATGACGATATGAAACAGAGTATCGTCAAATGGCTGTTCGAACTGAACGCCAAACAGCGTGAAGTGCTGGCGCGTCGTTTCGGTCTGCTGGGTTATGAAGCGGCGACACTGGAAGATGTGGGTCGTGAAATCGGCCTCACGCGTGAACGTGTTCGTCAGATTCAGGTTGAAGGTCTGCGTCGTCTGCGGGAAATTTTGCAGACGCAGGGGCTGAATATCGAAGCGCTGTTCCGCGAGTAA
- a CDS encoding non-oxidative hydroxyarylic acid decarboxylases subunit C has protein sequence MAFDDLRSFLQALDDQGQLLKISEEVNAEPDLAAAANATGRIGDGAPALWFDNIRGFTDARVAMNTIGSWQNHAISLGLPPNTPVKKQIDEFIRRWDNFPVSPERRMNPPWAENSVDGDAINLFDILPLFRLNDGDGGFYLDKACVVSRDPLDPDNFGKQNVGIYRMEVKGKRKLGLQPVPMHDIALHLHKAEERGEDLPIAITLGNDPIITLMGATPLKYDQSEYEMAGALRESPYPIATAPLTGFDVPWGSEAILEGVIESRKREIEGPFGEFTGHYSGGRNMTVVRIDKVSYRSKPIFESLYLGMPWTEIDYLMGPATCVPLYQQLKAEFPEVQAVNAMYTHGLLAIISTKKRYGGFARAVGLRAMTTPHGLGYVKMVIMVDEDVDPFNLPQVMWALSSKVNPAGDLVQLLNMSVLELDPGSSPAGITDKLIIDATTPVAPDNRGHYSQPVCDLPETKAWAEKLTAMLANRK, from the coding sequence ATGGCATTTGATGATTTACGCAGCTTTTTGCAGGCGCTCGACGATCAGGGGCAACTGCTGAAAATCAGTGAAGAGGTAAACGCCGAGCCGGACCTGGCGGCGGCCGCCAACGCTACCGGGCGTATTGGCGACGGCGCGCCGGCGCTGTGGTTTGACAATATCCGGGGATTCACCGACGCGCGCGTGGCGATGAACACCATCGGTTCCTGGCAGAATCATGCCATCTCGTTAGGGCTGCCGCCCAATACGCCGGTAAAAAAACAGATTGATGAATTTATTCGCCGTTGGGATAACTTTCCCGTCTCGCCGGAGCGCCGGATGAATCCGCCCTGGGCGGAGAACAGCGTCGATGGCGATGCGATCAATCTGTTCGACATTCTGCCGCTGTTTCGTCTGAACGACGGCGACGGCGGCTTCTACCTTGATAAAGCCTGCGTCGTTTCCCGCGATCCGCTTGATCCTGACAACTTCGGCAAGCAGAACGTCGGCATCTATCGGATGGAAGTCAAAGGCAAGCGTAAGCTTGGCCTGCAACCGGTGCCGATGCACGACATTGCGCTGCATTTGCATAAAGCGGAAGAGCGTGGTGAAGATCTGCCAATAGCGATTACCCTAGGTAACGATCCGATCATCACCCTGATGGGGGCCACGCCGCTCAAATACGATCAGTCGGAATATGAGATGGCTGGCGCGCTGCGTGAAAGCCCGTACCCCATCGCCACCGCGCCGCTGACCGGCTTTGACGTACCGTGGGGCTCCGAAGCGATTCTCGAAGGGGTTATCGAAAGCCGTAAGCGCGAGATAGAAGGGCCGTTCGGAGAGTTCACCGGCCACTACTCCGGCGGACGCAATATGACGGTGGTGCGCATTGATAAAGTCTCTTATCGCAGCAAACCGATTTTTGAGTCGCTCTATCTTGGGATGCCGTGGACCGAAATCGACTATCTGATGGGACCGGCGACCTGCGTACCGCTTTACCAGCAGCTGAAAGCGGAATTTCCGGAAGTGCAGGCGGTAAATGCGATGTACACCCACGGCCTGCTGGCGATTATTTCAACCAAAAAGCGCTACGGCGGCTTTGCCCGCGCCGTTGGTCTGCGCGCGATGACCACGCCCCACGGTCTGGGCTACGTGAAAATGGTGATCATGGTTGACGAAGATGTCGATCCGTTCAATCTGCCGCAGGTGATGTGGGCGCTGTCATCGAAGGTCAATCCGGCGGGGGATCTGGTGCAGTTGCTGAATATGTCGGTGCTGGAGCTGGATCCGGGATCGAGTCCGGCGGGGATTACCGACAAGCTGATTATTGACGCCACCACGCCGGTTGCGCCGGACAACCGTGGACATTACAGCCAGCCGGTCTGCGATTTACCGGAAACCAAAGCCTGGGCCGAAAAGCTGACCGCCATGCTGGCTAACCGTAAATAA
- a CDS encoding non-oxidative hydroxyarylic acid decarboxylases subunit D, whose translation MICPRCADEQIEVMATSPVKGVWTVYQCQHCLYTWRDSEPLRRTSREHYPEAFRMTQKDIDDAPMVPAIPPLLAEDKR comes from the coding sequence ATGATTTGTCCACGTTGCGCCGATGAGCAGATTGAAGTGATGGCGACTTCGCCGGTTAAAGGGGTCTGGACGGTATATCAGTGCCAGCACTGCCTGTACACCTGGCGTGATAGCGAGCCGCTACGCCGTACCAGCCGTGAGCATTATCCTGAAGCCTTTCGCATGACGCAGAAGGATATTGATGACGCGCCGATGGTGCCGGCTATCCCCCCGTTGCTGGCAGAAGATAAACGTTGA